Sequence from the Drosophila subpulchrella strain 33 F10 #4 breed RU33 chromosome 3R, RU_Dsub_v1.1 Primary Assembly, whole genome shotgun sequence genome:
ACTGATTTTTGGCTTAACATTAAAgaaatatacaattttaaacTCCTCTTCAAAAAATGTGTCAATGATTACTTCAGGACGGACACTTGTGAGTAAGTTTTCTTCCATACCTGTAAAACACATAGTGCTGCAGCAtgaagaaaatatcaaagagcACCGAGAACAGACCCAGTCCGAATTTGGTGGGATCTCCGAATATGGACACCCAGTCATCTAAAAAGCAAAACTCAAGTTCAGTTGTAATTCATTGATGATGGACTAGCTCATACCGTAATTGTGGGCATTCAGGATCATTTGCAGCATGCTCAAAGTACCACCAGTAAAGTCAAGCAGGATGTTGCCGATGCTCCAGCCGGAAGTGCTCTTCCTTCGGTAGTTCATCAGAGCCTGTGGCACATACTTTATAATGGTGATGGTCAGCTTGACGTAACTGCAGTAGTACAGAAAGTCCAGCCAGTGGATGACGGCTCCTCCGGCCAAACCGGCGGACACAATCACCACCACGGCAAAGATTGCCAGGATTCCATAGGCAATGAACGACACCTTTTGCTGTGCTCTCTGcataaagtataaaaaaaaacatacacTTAGGCAAATCGAATAGCGTAAACTATATGATAAATCTTATCTTACTTCTTATCAAAAATATCCTATGTGATTCATTTTGATTGCCATTTTTGATTAAAGCCAATTAGTGTTTTAGTACTTAATTACAGTTCGATTCGACAATGGTTGTCACTCTGGCGACAAGgctgattcaaaaaaaatacccagtctatttttaaattaatcacTGATCATACATTTAATATTACCTGATAGAAGCAGCACTGCAGAATCGTTATGGTGGTGGCAAACATGGCGTGTAGGGAGAACACCACATCGTTGAGCATGACAGGATTCAAGCCTAGAGGATACCGATCCTCGTACTCCTTCTGCAGACCCTCGATGAAGTAGAGGCCGCAGTTGAACATGCTGTAAAGCGTGAAACCCACGATGTTTAGGGCCAGGAAGTCAAAGTTCAGGCCCTCCACGGACTTGCGGCGGTAGTTGATCCAGATCTGGGGATAGAAGGACACCGACCAGGCCACAAAGTACACCCATCCGAAAACGATCGAGGTGTATATTAGGGCCCGAGATTTGGCCACAGTAACGCGGACAAAGACGTCCTTAACGCTGGAAAAAGGGATTTTCTTGGTGAGATGTTTTCGATCATTCATATCATATGGTTTATTTATAGGACATATGGGACTATCTCTGGTTATTCCGAGAAATTACTCACATCTCTGCATCTGCAGCATCGCTGTCGGCTGTCACTTTGACATATCCGGCACTCCGGCCTGTTATCACCACCGACTGATTCTGGGTACCGCCGGCGGGATAAAGGAACGACGCAGGGTCCAGATCCAAGTGATCTTCGGAGTCCGTTCCCAGCGTTACTTGCACATCGGTCGTTATTAGTCCGCTGTAATACATGTTTCATGACTCGATATCACTTTGGTTTCCCTGCAATTGCAACTCACTTGGCAAATACCACAAATGTCTCGTTTGTGTTCAGGAGAACGGTGATGTCATGGGAATCGACGGTGAGTAGACTGGTTTGGGCATTTCCCAGGGCAACTGTGGGGTGGAGAAACTCCCTCATTATCGAATACCTTTTCTGGATCCGGCTGGAACTCGGGAATGGGAGTCTCACCTGTGGCTAGCAGCAGAAAAGCCAGGTAGAACGTGCTTACGTGCCTATCCATTCTGGTTTCGATTGTCTTCTTATTTATGCGTGAGTTTCCAGGCCTGCTGGCATCTTCTTCAATGAAGCCCTATATATGGTATTGATTTAAACGTGAATTACTTCAATTGACCAATTGACAACAATCAAGGGAATGAATTCGAAGGAGTCTGGAATGCAACTCCTTCCACTTAATGGCAAATTTGAGTTTAGTGGCCCAGTTATTGACTTGCAATATACTATGTATTAAGATGTATTAATCTTGAAAAAAGGTAATACTCTATTTTTAAAGTGtctcttattttttctaacaAGTTTATAGCACATGAATGCACGTATGTGCCTAACAATCTCGATCTACGCGTGTACGCTCCCTATAGAATTTGAGATAAAATTGCTGCGTGAGTCGACAACCTTCAGAAAGTGTCGCCCAATGCTACAATTTTGCAATTAGAGCAAACTTTTGCACAGCACACGATCGAGAAACTCATTTTATATGGACCCCAGCAGGAAATACACGGCTTTGTCGGCCACtcgtaaaaaacaaaagattccAGACTATTTATATTGCGAGTGGTTTATAAGGGAGGGCCGTGACAAGGCGATTGTGAAGAAGTGTAAATACCGCGTGAGAACACAGGCTTATCTCAATCAATGGAGCTGATAGTGTCAATCGGTTTTATTCGAATTATTGCGGCAGTATGCCGTGCCACAGGTTACAGATAGCCAATAGATTGGGCAATGCACTGCGAACGCCAGATAACCTGGGAATATTGTAATTGCAAGTCACGATCCGACCGTGGACTTGGTTCTCTATAAATCACTCATTGCTCACtagcttttaaatttttaaagaactaTTAGGTACATTTAAAAGAGGGTTAATGTAAAATATGTcatgtttaaaatttatcttattatgttttcttttttactgtgAAAATCTCCCATTTTCTCAGTATACTCTTTTATTCctttatgttttttatataattaaagattttttggtAGTAAGAAAGGTGTTATTAGAAAGTATATTCTGTTTTTACTGTGAAAATCTCAATTTATCTTAGATAACAATTATCTAGTTTTATGGCCCATTGGCTTGGATATCATATAAGGCTGTAACTTGAGCGTGTTGAACACAGTGATTAacataaaaaataagaatTGTCGTTATATATCTTGAGTGATtggttatttttataaacactTTCAGTTTTACTCCGATAAAGAACGTCTGGAAAAGCCAATTGTTTCAATACCAGCCGTTCATTCATAATTCCACGCACGAGATACCACTATTTTGAGTCTGTTTCAGCCGGATAAGAACTTTCACTGGCATCTGGGAAAGCAAAGCAGTGCGTAGATTTCTGCGGGTAACCAAAAACATATGTATACTCCGCCCGATTTGGTCGAAACAAAGATAATGTGCTCAGAACAGACTGTTTGCCCAGTGGTATACATCACACCACATCACTCACGTTAAAATTAAAGTTAAACAATGTGTCTAACTGACGATTAAACGGGTAAGGTTGAGGCGACAAATGAAATGGAATGAGTTTGGAACCGATGGCGACTCTCCAGCAACTGACGGCGCGTTTCAATGGAGCCGTTTAAATATTGGAGCGGTGCAGCCGCCGTCGACGTCGGCAGCGGgccccaacaacaacaacaacaaatggagcgagaGCGGATCGCCGCCGTCttgatgttttattatatttgatttttgcaCTTGAGAACCCATCAGACGAAAGTTGTGTACTTCAGTGGGATTATACCAAAATTGTTGACAGCTCTTTTCAGGTTTCCAAAATGAACGACTTTGTTTTGAGCTACAATTtgaatgaaaaaataattttagtcAAAGATTATATTTTCTGTTTACAATGAGACataataaactataagttaatGTTTTATTCTGTCAGTGAATCTTCACaaattagaattttttaaagatcaAAAATAATGTTAGTCACTGAAAATACTTCCTGGAAGACATTATTAGTAGGTTTAtgattttaaaagtaaaaatattattagtcaaaaaaaatatttattgtttataATGAGACATACTTAGTTATGGTTGAAATTACCATTaggttaaaatttaaaattagtgAAAAAAAGAATGCTCATACTCGTATAACAAGCCATTATCAATGACCTGTTCCTAGGGAcatcatttttttaaatttagcaAAGAGGCAAAAACCTTTAAACAGGGTATAGCGAATTTCACACAACACTTTGAAACTTCTTATCAACAGAAGAAACATTTTGAGGGACCTGCAGAAAGAGCAACAGTACAGTTCGATAAGGGCCAATGTCTTTGAAATATCAAGTTCGAGCGTTCAATGGGGGACTAAAAATAAGCATAagcacaaacaaaaacaaacacaagattcACTTTCTATTGGCTCTTTTTTTTGCTGATGCAGAATCAACCACGATCCACTTGTGCCCAATGCATAATTTTGCAAGCGAATGGAAAACTTGGCATGTAACTCGAAAATATTTGCCAAGTCAAGCCAAACCAAGTAAAACTTGGCCACCAACTGTTGGCCCTTAATTACAATTTGGGGCTCAATTTCCAAAACATCCGGGGGAGAAACCGATTCCGCTTGAACAACAACCTGTGGGGGGTCACGTTGCACGTGGATTACGATTGCACTGGGCGAGTATGATGAGCAGTAAACCAGTTTAATTTGCACATTTTACAAACAAATACCAAGCTCAAATCTCATTAAAGGGTATATAGAACGTTACACATTTCTACGTTAAAACAAGGCACTCGAACTGTCATGGATTGGCTTGgcttcctcctcctcgttTAGTCTTGTCAAAGGCACTGATTTGTTGTGAGTCGATGGTTAAATAAGTTAAAGGTCGATTGCAGGACACTATAAACTACATATATAGCTGCTGGCGAGTATGTGGTCTGATTCAGTCGTCACCTGGTCACTGGttctgattctgattctgGTTCTGGCCGGCGCGTCGGGCCTTCTCGAGTATCAAAGCGCGACTGAAAGGTGTAACAAGAGAGAAGTGGCTTTTTAGAGCGGAGCATACAGCCAGGTGGTCGCTTACTCACCGGTAGCGCTCATAGAAGCCCACAATGGTGCCCAGCTCCTGCTTGAAGAGTCGCACCAGCATGCTGTCGAAGCCCTCCAGCTCCGGCAGACTAAACATGTTGAACTGCAGCAAGTGATCCTTGGAGGAGTCCGCCTCCGAGTAGACGGCAAGCCACTTGGGGATCTCCTCGAGCAGGTAAGGATTCGCCGGCACCAGAGCGTTGTGAGTATGGGTGGGCGGAGCGTAGAGCGATGCCTCGGGCCTTATGGCTTTTGGCGGCTCCGCTGACGTGGTGTACACGTAGTAGGACGTCAAACAAGGATGCTGACGCTGACACTGCCCGGTGTACTGATTTTCGTAGTAGGTGCCGTGCATTTTGGACACCACTCGCCGCCAGCCGACCGGCAGCCCCTCGCGCTCCAGGGGGTGATTCCAGTGCGTGGTATGGGCGTTGTGATCGATGTAGTACTTTCGGCCGTGCAGCGTGTACTGTGTGGCCCATCCGGGGGGCAGAGGCAGCTCTTCGGGCTCGGTGAGCGACTGCTGTGATGGAACTTTCTGCAGCGATCCATTGGCGCTGCCCCCCGCCCCGCCAACTGCACTGGGCGGTGTCCGGGGCGGGGCATACAAAGATTGCACTGAGGTAGAGGCGCCACGAACACTGCCAGAGCTCCCGCCACGGCCACTGCCGCTCAGAGATCCTCCACCGCTTCCAGATGGCACTGCCAAGTGACCCTGGTGGTGATGTTGAGGAACCACGGCCAGCGTGGCCGATGAGGCTGTCGTGTTGCTGTAAATAGGCGACTCCGATCGCTGCGACTGAGTGGCGCGCATCGATGAGACACGATAAGGATTCTCGTAGATCGGGTATGAGTCGCTAGAGTAGCTGCCGGCCAGGTGTGCCGCCAGTTGCTggtgctgcagctgctgctgttgctgcattGGAGACCTGTGAAAGGAGGAGaggtggttttaaaaaaaaacagttcaTATAGGTAATTAAACCTAAACACTACCTGCTCAAATTCCTCTTACAGACCTTAGAGAatgtacaaatattttaagacaAATTGATTACTGTTTTGATTGACTTCAAACTAAAGTTCTCTTTGTCTTAATTATATTCTAAGAATTATTTTAATTCGCTGGAAAATGTAATGCAATAAGGAAACTCGCTTCAAGTCTTAACCATCCTATTTATTCAAAAGCATCTTTACCAATGGCAACCTTTTCTTTCTGAATCTAAACTAGTCTAGCAGTGCTTGCTGCTTACCTAGTGGGCTGGTACCTTGGTTGTCGCTCCCTGATAGACATGGCAGCCGGATCGAATCGCAGCGTGGAGCCGAAGGGCGTGGAGGCGTGTTGTTGGTGGACCTGaggatgctgctgctgaggCGGTGGGACGGCGTAGTGGGCGGGCGAGTGAGGCCGCTGGGGAAGCTGCAGCATGTTGGCATAGGAGGCACTGAGCAGGCCCTGATCCGCATCGTAGCTCGCGCCGGCCATATGGGGATGGTGCTGCCGCTGGGTGGTGGAGTAGCTGCGCTGGAATCCCCCAGCGCCGGGAGCAGGCGAGGACGTGGTCTGCAGCAGAGGCGACGACTGCTGACGGCGCATCCGCTCGATCTGTTCGATGTTCACAtagttgctgctgctctgGCTCAGTTGGTTGCTGCTGGCCCGGATCTGGTGGGGCGGCAGCGGAGGGTGGGAGTGCACTTGGGGATGGGAGGGATGGGGCAAGGAGTGGGGATGGGAGTGCGGCTGCAGGGGCAACTGGCTCTGGGCCCGCCGCGCATGGTAGTAGTCCGGTTGGGAGTCCGTGCAGGAGTAGGTGTTCCGGCTGGTGCTCGAGCTCCGCGGATGAAACTCACAGCTGGGCGAGGTGCTCGCACAACGCTGCAGGGACTTCTTCTTGGCCCGCTGGTCAGTGGTCCACACATTGATCACCGGGATCTCCGGCGGCGTGTCCTTCTTCATGTACTTCCCCACCACGCCCTCCTTGTGCGACTGGGACTTCTCCTTGCTCCGGCGCGAGAGCATCGTCGGTTTTCGGTTGCACAGCAGAATCGTTAGATAGTTCATGCGGATCTCGGACCTCGGATCTCGGTTCGCCTTCTTTGTTTTAGTCCATATCCGAGCTAATTTTATGCTATTGtcaatttttttgttattcaGCTGGTGGCCAGCTCAAAGTTATCGATACTATCGCATGCTGGTAAATTAGGGGTATTCGTGTGGCGAAaaaggggtactcctactttcgAAAAAGTCTTAACTagtttttcatttaaaaaaaaaaaatatttcgcaTTTACTAACAGTTTTGATAagtattaataattatttaaaacaatttaaaagtgcaaatatataagtactttCGATACTTTCATTTAGTCCCAAATCAATCGATGACGCCGGTAATTTTCATCGATAGTGCCATCGATGTCTGACATCTCCGACGCTGTTTATttctaaagcctagtactcacatcgacgaaaaccgcgagctaaccataggagtgagcgagaggcaaacaggcggctaaagcttttcgtcgggtctgtttttcagcgcggtactcagatgagctaaggaaataccagaaaaaataccaaatttcgggagtgaattttcgat
This genomic interval carries:
- the LOC119557719 gene encoding cystinosin homolog; the protein is MDRHVSTFYLAFLLLATVALGNAQTSLLTVDSHDITVLLNTNETFVVFANGLITTDVQVTLGTDSEDHLDLDPASFLYPAGGTQNQSVVITGRSAGYVKVTADSDAADAEIVKDVFVRVTVAKSRALIYTSIVFGWVYFVAWSVSFYPQIWINYRRKSVEGLNFDFLALNIVGFTLYSMFNCGLYFIEGLQKEYEDRYPLGLNPVMLNDVVFSLHAMFATTITILQCCFYQRAQQKVSFIAYGILAIFAVVVIVSAGLAGGAVIHWLDFLYYCSYVKLTITIIKYVPQALMNYRRKSTSGWSIGNILLDFTGGTLSMLQMILNAHNYDDWVSIFGDPTKFGLGLFSVLFDIFFMLQHYVFYRHSRESSSSDLTTVTEAPNRSNEPSDVTTEKY
- the LOC119557705 gene encoding scaffold protein salvador isoform X1 — encoded protein: MNYLTILLCNRKPTMLSRRSKEKSQSHKEGVVGKYMKKDTPPEIPVINVWTTDQRAKKKSLQRCASTSPSCEFHPRSSSTSRNTYSCTDSQPDYYHARRAQSQLPLQPHSHPHSLPHPSHPQVHSHPPLPPHQIRASSNQLSQSSSNYVNIEQIERMRRQQSSPLLQTTSSPAPGAGGFQRSYSTTQRQHHPHMAGASYDADQGLLSASYANMLQLPQRPHSPAHYAVPPPQQQHPQVHQQHASTPFGSTLRFDPAAMSIRERQPRYQPTRSPMQQQQQLQHQQLAAHLAGSYSSDSYPIYENPYRVSSMRATQSQRSESPIYSNTTASSATLAVVPQHHHQGHLAVPSGSGGGSLSGSGRGGSSGSVRGASTSVQSLYAPPRTPPSAVGGAGGSANGSLQKVPSQQSLTEPEELPLPPGWATQYTLHGRKYYIDHNAHTTHWNHPLEREGLPVGWRRVVSKMHGTYYENQYTGQCQRQHPCLTSYYVYTTSAEPPKAIRPEASLYAPPTHTHNALVPANPYLLEEIPKWLAVYSEADSSKDHLLQFNMFSLPELEGFDSMLVRLFKQELGTIVGFYERYRRALILEKARRAGQNQNQNQNQ
- the LOC119557705 gene encoding scaffold protein salvador isoform X2, translating into MNYLTILLCNRKPTMLSRRSKEKSQSHKEGVVGKYMKKDTPPEIPVINVWTTDQRAKKKSLQRCASTSPSCEFHPRSSSTSRNTYSCTDSQPDYYHARRAQSQLPLQPHSHPHSLPHPSHPQVHSHPPLPPHQIRASSNQLSQSSSNYVNIEQIERMRRQQSSPLLQTTSSPAPGAGGFQRSYSTTQRQHHPHMAGASYDADQGLLSASYANMLQLPQRPHSPAHYAVPPPQQQHPQVHQQHASTPFGSTLRFDPAAMSIRERQPRSPMQQQQQLQHQQLAAHLAGSYSSDSYPIYENPYRVSSMRATQSQRSESPIYSNTTASSATLAVVPQHHHQGHLAVPSGSGGGSLSGSGRGGSSGSVRGASTSVQSLYAPPRTPPSAVGGAGGSANGSLQKVPSQQSLTEPEELPLPPGWATQYTLHGRKYYIDHNAHTTHWNHPLEREGLPVGWRRVVSKMHGTYYENQYTGQCQRQHPCLTSYYVYTTSAEPPKAIRPEASLYAPPTHTHNALVPANPYLLEEIPKWLAVYSEADSSKDHLLQFNMFSLPELEGFDSMLVRLFKQELGTIVGFYERYRRALILEKARRAGQNQNQNQNQ